TCGCCAGCTTGACTACTGGGATAGGAGCGGGTTCATTAAGCCCACCCTTGTCCAAGCCAATGGGCAAGGCACAGAAAGGCTTTACGGCTTCCGTGATCTGGTTTGCCTGAAAGCGGCAAAACAACTGAAAGATATGGGAGTGAGCCTTCAGAAGATCAAGAGAAGCCTTGCTTACCTACGAGAACACCTTCCACAAGTAGTCACGCCTTTGTCGGAACTGATTTTTATGACGGACGGACGAAGCATTTTCGTAATTACGGATGACCCTGTAGTAATGGTCGATACTCTGCGCCGAGGGCAGTTGGTTTGGAATATTAATGTGGGCCAGATGTCCGGGGAAGTCTGCAGACTGGTGTACGAGGAAGAGGAGCCGACAGACCAGGCCATGGAGGGCAAGTCCTTTGGGTGATGTGTTTGTCAGGGATCCAATCCACGGCATGATTAGACTCAAAGCGTCTGAGGTGGCTCTGATCAAACACGAAGTTTTTCAGAGGCTGAACAGAATTCGCCAATTGGCGATGACGTATAAGGTCTATCCCGGCGCAACTCATACGCGATGGGAGCACAGCCTCGGCGTAATGCATATCGCCAGTCAAATGATGGAGCGCCTTTACCGGCGCAAACTGGTGCGTGACTACTTCAACGAGGACGAGTACAAGCGTCTCACCCAGCTTGTTAGATTAGCAGCTCTGCTACACGATGTTGGGCACACCCCTTTTTCACACGCCGGCGAGGATTGCTTTGCTCCGGGACTGAAGCATGGACACTACTCGGTGGCCATCATCCGTAAATACTTTGGACCGCTCATCGAAGAATTCTTTCCTGATATTAAGGTTGAAGAAGTAATAGCCCTCCTGGAAGGGTATCCTCTAGGAGCGGGCGATAAGGTTTTCTTAGGCAGGATAATTGGTGGAGAAACGGACGCTGATAAGCTGGACTATCTCCTCCGGGACTCTCACTACTGTGGGGTACGCTATGGGCAGTATGACTTGCATCGGATTCTTGATACCATCACAGTTATCCCAGCACTGGAAAGCAGTGAAGGGAGATCAGAGGACGCGGAGCGGGAAACCGGCGTTTGGTTGCTGGGTATTGATTCAGACGGGATCCAGGCCGTGGAGGAACTGATCTTCGCCCGGTACTGGATGTTCATTCAGGTGTATTTCCATAAGACGAGGCGTATCTATGACTACTACCTTTCGTGTTTTTTGAAGGATTGGTTGTCGGAGATGGGGTACGGTGGGATCTTCCCTTCTCCGGACAATTTGGAAAACTACCTGGCGCTTGACGACAGCACTGTCCTGGAGGCCATTAAGTCCAAACGTAAGGATAATGAGTGGGCGCGTAGGATTTACGAACGCGACCATTTGTCGGAAGCATTTGTTACCTCACCTCACCATGCAGGCCTTGAAAGCTACTTTGTTATTTCCGAACTGGAAAAGCTTTTTAAGAAGAAATATCCTGATGGCTTTGTTGATAATAAGGCAAGGACGTTGCCGACAAACCCCCTTTTTGACCTGAAGAAGTTCGAAGATGATGAGGCGGAGGCAAGCGAACGAAGATATGCCAGTATCACTGTGCAGGATAAGAATAACCCTGACCAGTACGAAACCATATTTGAGTTATCACTTCCCTTGAAACTTTTGTCACGGAAACACATCAATATTGTACGTTTTTATGTGCCAAGGGAATACAAGAAGGATGCTGCGGCTTGGTGTCACCAACACTATAACCAGATTAGATCGAAGGTTAAGAAGATTGAGGAGGGATGGAGTTAAATGGACCTGCGTTTACCATTAGCCTTTATTGCTTCTCGACGGCCCATACGGGGGAAGAAGGCTTTTCAAAAACTGGCGTACTTCAGTCGCACGCTTCAGATGCCCATCAATTGTTCGTTCAGCATGTACCTTTATGGTCCTTACAGCAACGAAGTAGCTGTTGAACATTCTGATATGATCGCTTCCGGCCTATTATTAGAGAGGGATGACAATGTCCTTGAGAAAGGCGCTTCGCTGGAGGAGTATCTCAAGGATCATTCACGTGAAATCAATGACTACAGTGCTCAGCTAGAGAAACTTGACAAATGCTTTG
This DNA window, taken from Thermoanaerobacterales bacterium, encodes the following:
- a CDS encoding MerR family transcriptional regulator, which produces MREGFRSRDVIRLVGISYRQLDYWDRSGFIKPTLVQANGQGTERLYGFRDLVCLKAAKQLKDMGVSLQKIKRSLAYLREHLPQVVTPLSELIFMTDGRSIFVITDDPVVMVDTLRRGQLVWNINVGQMSGEVCRLVYEEEEPTDQAMEGKSFG
- a CDS encoding HD domain-containing protein, whose translation is MFVRDPIHGMIRLKASEVALIKHEVFQRLNRIRQLAMTYKVYPGATHTRWEHSLGVMHIASQMMERLYRRKLVRDYFNEDEYKRLTQLVRLAALLHDVGHTPFSHAGEDCFAPGLKHGHYSVAIIRKYFGPLIEEFFPDIKVEEVIALLEGYPLGAGDKVFLGRIIGGETDADKLDYLLRDSHYCGVRYGQYDLHRILDTITVIPALESSEGRSEDAERETGVWLLGIDSDGIQAVEELIFARYWMFIQVYFHKTRRIYDYYLSCFLKDWLSEMGYGGIFPSPDNLENYLALDDSTVLEAIKSKRKDNEWARRIYERDHLSEAFVTSPHHAGLESYFVISELEKLFKKKYPDGFVDNKARTLPTNPLFDLKKFEDDEAEASERRYASITVQDKNNPDQYETIFELSLPLKLLSRKHINIVRFYVPREYKKDAAAWCHQHYNQIRSKVKKIEEGWS